CGGCAATGTCGTCGGCCGGCCGCACAATGCGCAAACCGGACGACAGCTTCTCAATTGAACTCTGAGCCGAAGAGAAATTCCGGTTCAGGTTCAGGGTCGCCAGTATGGCGCCCATGTTGGTGTTGATCCTTGTGCCCATAGTAGTGTCGCCTCCTTGGAACCGCCCCTCCCAGAGCGGTTCAAATCTGACTTTTATTGAGGGAGAAACCTTCCCTCATTAAGTTTGGACAGTCAGTGAAGTTTTGAATCTACGGACCAAGCCAACGATGCTTCAGCACATGTCACCTCCTAGTTGCTCCGTTCCTTGCCTGGCCGCTTCTTAAGAAACGGCCTTAATCGACCTATCGGAAGCCTCATGGATAACTTTAATGTTATCAATAACTTAGAACACATTCTGAGGTTATCCTAAAGTTTGTTCTCAAGTTTGCCGATGTCGAATAGGGAACCTTATGAACGTTATGAACTTAAGCTTGCAGATCGCTCCAACTTTGACCCTCCAGCCCCCGCCCGATCAGTCTGAGAAGGAACGCAAAGTTCGACGGCCCCCCGATCAGGCCTCTCCCCCCTCGGAACACGAAATCCGGGAAAACGATTCCGCCGATTCCGACTTCGCGACCATTGACATGATGTTCTTCAATGCAGACGGCGTTCCCGTCGTGGTTCCCTTCCAATTCCATCCCTTGGCCGTCACCGCGGAAGAACTGAAGAATGTCAGCCTCAACAATGCCCGGGCCCGGCTCTCCGACTCCAAAATCACCCAGGATATTCGATTCGCCTACTCCATGGTCGATGGAAAACTGGCCATCTCCGGCGCGACGACGGCAGCAAGCTTTGCGCCGCAAGGTGGAGCCACGGTGGATTCGTCTCCCGGAGACGCCGTCGTTCGGCAGACGATCAGCTTCATCGACTTGAAGAGCCTCAACGACATCGCCACCACCTCCTTCCTGTTCATTCGACGACGGGTCCCCCCGATGATCCTGAACGACTCGATCCCCTCGGCGTTGAGGGCGAGGGATGCCTTGGACGAGATCGCCCGCTATCAATCCTCCAATTCCATCCAATCCAACCTCGACTCCAATTCACGGATGGTGGGTCTGCGGATGGCCGCGTTCGAAACGGTCAAGTCCCAGCTCGCCGACCTCCGGAGCCAGGTCCGCCCCCTCCTCCGGGCCGCAAGTTTCGTCGTCAACGGCGTAGGCTCCTCGGACGATTCCATCGTCAGGGGCGCTGCGGACAATTCAGCCGCGGAAGGAATACTAAACGTGGCTGTAAAACAGGTCGCGCGCCCGCATATCATCGAGTCGGACGCCGTCAGCAACGCCAACACCGTCCTCACCAGCCTCGGCGGGGGTAATCTCTACGGCAGCTTCAAGATCAACGGCTACACGATCCTCGTGGATACCCGTGACAATCCGGAAGACCGAGATACGGTCGGCGCCCCCGGATCGCCCTACGGCGTCTCACCGAACGACTTCACGACAAGCGAACGCAAGGCCATCGCGGCCCGGATGCGCACGTTGCAAGGTATCGCCGACCAAATCAACTACGGCCTCGAAGACCTGAACAAGAACGGCATCATCGACGGCCCCATTCAGATGTCGCAACTCGGCCCCAACCTCTACGGTTTCATCCGCGTGTCGGAGGATCGGATCGTCGATCCGAACGAATTCAGAACAAACTACATCGCCGACGATGACAAGCTGGAAAGCTCGCGGAACCTCGACGGGATCGTGACCACCCGTGCCGAACGTATCGGCGTAAAGGCCTCCATCCGGAACGGACGCCTTCGGCTTGAAAGTCTCGACCCCGCCCGGCGAATCACGCTGGAGAACACGTCCTCCCTCGGAGAAGGGAACATCATCCATCAGCTGGGGCTGACGTACAAGGACGCCCACCAAATCATCGAGAGCGACGAAACGGCTCTCACCTACAACAACTTCTCCTTCAAGAATTCCGTTCAGGATGAGCAGCGTTCCATCGTGGTTTCCGCCGGCACGCGCCGAAGCGAATACTCCACCACCATCACCGACTTCCAGACCGGCCTGGACCTGCTTCTCGAAGGCACTTCTCATTCGGTCAAGATCCCTGTCACCCGAACGGGCTCGCTCAATCAGGGCACCTACATACGCGGAGCCAACAGCTACACGCGCTACTCCTCGGACACCGTCAATGAGCCGATCGACGACGTGGTCCGCAACCTCATTCGATACGGGGTGATCCTTCCTACGGAGTCGGACCGGCTCTCTTATGACAATGAGACTCTGACCACGCGGTTCACGGCGAAGAACCTGTTGGAATCCGTCCGCACGTTCATTTCCACCTACAACGATACGATGCGCACAATCAATGATCTCCTCGCGGGGAACCGTGCGCTTCTGGATGATCCCACGCTCGAATCGGTTCGCACCGATCTGGTCAGGGGCGCGGAGTTTCCTGTGGGAGTGCTGGACAAGAATCAGGATGAACTCAAAGAAATCGGCCTCGAGAATTCGAAGCCGGAGAAGATGACCTTCCTCGAAACATCCGTCTTCTCCCTTCTCCAACGACTCCGGCTCGGCCCTGCCGCCGGGTCGAATGTGCCAAAGGGTGAGCGCTCGATCTTCGCCAAACTCGACTCCGTGGGGATCACCTCCCTTACGGATGATTCGCTCAAACTGGACGAACAACGTTTCCTGTTCGAAGCGAGCTACCGCCCCGACCGGATCCAGGATCTATTCATCCCCGAAAACGCACCCGGAGTCGCCGACCGACTGGATGAGATTCTGCGTCGATTCACGAAGGATGGAACGGGGGCGATCGATCTCCACCTCACCCAGTTCCAGCGAATCCTTGACAGGCCGGAGGACGCGCGACGGCTGCCCCAGGAGGCCGGACGCATCCAATCGCTCCGGCTCAAGGGCGGGATCCTCAAGGACCTCCTGGTCTAGGTATGCTCGACGCGGTCACAAGTTGCGCTTTTCCTAACGGTGGTAGCCGCACCCTTTACGGGTGCGTCTTCGGACGCGGGCATAAAAGCCCGCGGCTACCAGCCAACGCCATTTCGGGTGCGGTGGGGTTGGCAAAAAAGTTCAAATTGTGACCGCGCTTGGTATAACCATCTTTGTGCCCGACGGCCCCCATCCACAGGAGCGTGGATGGGGGCGCGTCTTAGACGATTGCCGACTACCCGAGAAGCGTGAGCACGCTTTGGGAGAGCAGGTTGGCCTGGGCCAGGAACGCCATGCTGGCCTGGCTCAGAATCGATCTCGATGTGAACGCCGCCACTTCCGTCGCGAAGTCCACGTCTCGAATCTGCGAGAGCGATGCCGTCAGGTTCGTGTTGGTGTTCTCATCGCCCTTCTGCGCCTGGATGTAGGTGTCCTGGGCAGCGCCGAGCGCCCCCCGGAAAAACGACAGCGATCGAACCGCCGCATCCACGGAGGTCATCACGCTCTTGGCCGAGGAAATCGAAGAGAACGTGCCTAGCTGGAGCATGCCGGAGTTGGTCGCGGTGCCCGTGACAATGCCACCAGCTACGCGCAACGAATTCTCCACCGAAGAGACGCCGTTTCCGAAGGACAACCCCGAGAGGACGT
The nucleotide sequence above comes from Nitrospirota bacterium. Encoded proteins:
- the fliD gene encoding flagellar filament capping protein FliD; this encodes MQIAPTLTLQPPPDQSEKERKVRRPPDQASPPSEHEIRENDSADSDFATIDMMFFNADGVPVVVPFQFHPLAVTAEELKNVSLNNARARLSDSKITQDIRFAYSMVDGKLAISGATTAASFAPQGGATVDSSPGDAVVRQTISFIDLKSLNDIATTSFLFIRRRVPPMILNDSIPSALRARDALDEIARYQSSNSIQSNLDSNSRMVGLRMAAFETVKSQLADLRSQVRPLLRAASFVVNGVGSSDDSIVRGAADNSAAEGILNVAVKQVARPHIIESDAVSNANTVLTSLGGGNLYGSFKINGYTILVDTRDNPEDRDTVGAPGSPYGVSPNDFTTSERKAIAARMRTLQGIADQINYGLEDLNKNGIIDGPIQMSQLGPNLYGFIRVSEDRIVDPNEFRTNYIADDDKLESSRNLDGIVTTRAERIGVKASIRNGRLRLESLDPARRITLENTSSLGEGNIIHQLGLTYKDAHQIIESDETALTYNNFSFKNSVQDEQRSIVVSAGTRRSEYSTTITDFQTGLDLLLEGTSHSVKIPVTRTGSLNQGTYIRGANSYTRYSSDTVNEPIDDVVRNLIRYGVILPTESDRLSYDNETLTTRFTAKNLLESVRTFISTYNDTMRTINDLLAGNRALLDDPTLESVRTDLVRGAEFPVGVLDKNQDELKEIGLENSKPEKMTFLETSVFSLLQRLRLGPAAGSNVPKGERSIFAKLDSVGITSLTDDSLKLDEQRFLFEASYRPDRIQDLFIPENAPGVADRLDEILRRFTKDGTGAIDLHLTQFQRILDRPEDARRLPQEAGRIQSLRLKGGILKDLLV